From Actinomyces procaprae:
GCTGCTGCGGGCGGCGCGGGCGCGGACCGCTTCGTGATCTGATTGCCCGCCGGGAGGGCGGCGAGCACGGGGCGGCAGTCGTCGACTTCGTGCTCGTCGGCATCCTGGTCATTGGCGTATCGGTGGCGCTGCTCCAGCTCGCCCTCGGCCTGCACGTGCGCAATGTGCTAACCGACGCCGCTGGGGAGGGGGCGCGCCGCGCCGCCCTCGTAGGGGGCACCACCGCGGAGGCGGACGCGCGCGTGCGTGCCCTGGCCGACGCGTCGCTCGCAGACGGCTACGTGGAGGCGGTCACTGTCACCCGCACCGCCGTCGGCGGGCTGTCCATCGTGCAGGTGGACGTCACCGCGCCGCTGCCGGTGCTGGGCCTACTGGGTCCCGGCGGAATGCTGCACGTGACCGGGCACGCCGTTGACGAGGCCGCCCTGGTCGATGTGGATGGAGGTGAGCCGTGAGCAGCCGGGCCAGGCGCGGGCACGGTGCGTGGGCCCGCGGGCGGCGCGTAGGGCAGTGCCCGCCGCAGTGGCGCCTGTCGGGGCGCGCGCGCGAATCGGCGCTGCGCGGCCGCGACCCGGAGGCGGGAAACGCCCCGGTGGAGTTCATCGGCTGGACCGTTGTGCTGGTGGTGCCGGTGCTGTACCTGATCGTTGCCCTCGCCCAGGTCCAGGCCGCGTCCTTCGCCGTCGCCTCGGCCGCGGACGCCGCCAGCCGCATCCTGGAGATCGAGGAGGGGGACACGGCCCTCGCCCATGCCCGCACCGCCGTGGGCCTCGCCCTGTCCGACCAGGGGGTCGACGCCGACCCCGCCACCGCCTTGACCGTCGCCTGCACAGACGCGGCGTGCGGCACGGCCGTGGTGCGGGTCCAGGCGGGGGTGGACCTGCCGCTGCTGGGATCGGCGGGGGTGGGGCGCGGCCTTGTCATCATGGATGCGGCCCGCTCCGTCACGCTCGCCCGAGCAGGGGACCAGACATGACCCGGGTCGTGCGCAGGCGGGGGCATGGAGTAAGCGCCCGGGCATTGCGGCCTGGAGGGCGGCTTCGGCGGTTGCTCGTTCGGGCGGCCCGGGCGGCGGGCCCGGAGGACGGGCAGACACTGCTGCTGGGAATCGGGCTGGTGACCGTCGTCCTGGCACTGGTCCTGGCTTTGGCCTCCGCCAGCGCCATCTACCTGGACTTGAAGACTCTCACCTCGCTGGCAGACTCTGCTGCCGCTGCGGCGGCCGATGCCGTAGAGGAGGACTCCTACTTCGGCGGCTCCGTCACAGACTCCGGGCCCGGTGCGCTGTCTGCCGCGAGCGTGCGTGCGGCCGCCGCAGCTGACCTGGCGATGCAGCCAGTGGACTTGACAGGAGTGCAGATCAGGGAGGCCAGCAGCCCGGACGGTGTTACCGCCGTGGTTACGCTGACGGCCTACTCGCAGCCTCCCTTCCTGCCCTGGGGGGTGATTCCCGCATCGGGGTTCACCATCACCGCCACCGGTAGTGCCCGCGCCACCACCGGGTTGTGAGGGTGAACTGTCCGAATCCGGCACAAACGCGCTCGAAGCAGCCAACTGACCTTTGCTAATCGTTGGAATCAAGCCGTTTTACGGGCGACCCACGGGTACGGGTGCGGCGTTTGTGCCGAATCTGGACACTTTTCCGGCGGACACCGGTGGCCGCCGTCGGCTCGGTCCACGGGTCTGTTCTAGACTCGGGCCCGTGGCCACAGACTTCCCCGCCGAGATCGAGCAGCTCCGACACACCTACGCCTCCGTCGTCGCCGTGACGGACCCCGAGGCGCTGCGCGGGCGCATCGCCGAGTTGTCCGAGCAGGCCGCCGCCCCCAACCTGTGGGACGACCCCGACGCCGCCCAGGCCGTCACCTCCGCCCTCTCGCACGCACAGGCGGACCTCAAGCGCGTTCAGGCGCTGGGCGGGCGCATCGACGACCTGGAAACCATGGTGGAGATGGCGGGGGAGGAGTCCGGCGCGGATGCCGAAGAACTGCTCGCCGAGGCCGAGCGCGATCTCGCCGCCGTGCGCAAGGATCTGTCCGACCTGGAGATCCGCACCCTGCTGTCAGGCGAGTACGACCAGCGCGACGCCGTGGTCACCATCCGCTCCGGTGCGGGTGGCGTGGACGCCGCCGACTTCGCCGAGATGCTGCTGCGCATGTACACCCGCTGGGCCGAGCGGCACGACTACCCGGTCAAGATCCTCAACACCTCTTACGCCGAGGAGGCCGGGCTGAAGTCCGTCACCTTCGAGGTGCACGCACCGTACGCCTACGGCACGCTCAGCGTGGAGGGTGGCACCCACCGCCTGGTGCGCATCAGCCCCTTCGACAACCAGGGCCGCCGCCAGACCTCCTTCGCGGCCGTCGAGGTCATCCCGCTGATCGAGTCCACCGACCACATCGACATTCCCGAGACGGACATCCGAGTCGACGTCTTCCGCTCCTCCGGCCCCGGCGGCCAGAGCGTCAACACCACCGACTCGGCCGTGCGCATCACCCACCTGCCCACCGGGTTGGTGGTGTCCATGCAGGATGAGAAGTCCCAGATCCAGAACCGCGCCGCCGCCATGCGCGTGCTCCAGTCCCGCCTGCTGCTGCTCAAGCAGCAGGAGGAGGACGCCAAGAAGAAGGAGCTCGCCGGCGACGTCAAGGCCTCCTGGGGTGACCAGATGCGCTCCTACGTGCTCAACCCCTACCAGATGGTCAAGGACCTGCGCACCAATTACGAGGTCGGCAACCCCGACTCCGTGTTCGACGGCGACATCGACGCCTTCATCGACGCCGGCATCCGCTGGCGCAAGCAGCAGGAGCAGGCGGCCGACTGAGCCTGCGAGAGTGTCCTTCCGGCTGGCGTCGGTCCGGGCGGCCCCGGTCAGCGGTACACGTCGCGGCGGTGTTCGGGCGTGACCACAACGACGACGAGTCGGCCGTCGTCGATCGTGTAGATGATGCGGTAGTCGCCCACGCGTGCCCGCCAGGCGGGGCGGCCTTTGAGGGGGCGGCATCCGGGAGGATACGGGTCGGTGGCGAGCAAAGCTATCGCCCCCTGGATCCGGCGCTGGTCCCGCTTGTCGATGCGCCGCAGAGCTTTGAGCGCCGCGGGGCGCACCTCAATCTCGTATCGCACGGGTGGCCGCTTGCTCAGTCGAGCCCGAGGTCGGCCTTGACCTCATCCCAGGGGATGTTGGGTCCCTCCTCGTTCATTGCCGCGTCGTATGCGGCGATGTCCTCCCGGTCCTCCAGTGCCTCGAGCATGTGCTCATAGGCCGCCGGACTTATGAGTACGGCTGCGGTCCGGCCCCGGTTGGTTAAGGAAGACGGCGTCCTCGTGCGCCTTGTCCACCAGAGCGGGGAGCTCGGCGCGGGCACGGGACATGGTTACGGTGGTCATGACTGAAATGTACGTTTCGGTAAGCGAGTTGTACAGAATTCGGCTCGGGTGCCCGCGCCTGCCGACTCTGCCCGGTGAGACAGGACTTCAGACGTATGAGGCGGTAATCCGCCGGGAGGCGGCATCGACGGTGAGCGTGCCTCCGTGGGGGAGGATCCACTGGGGGCGAGTATGACCGAAGGGGACTCCTGCGCATACCGGTGCCGCCGTGTTGTAGTGCCGGATGACCTCAAGCGCACTCTGGGCCTGCTCCTGCCGGTATTGCGCACGCGCCTGGGCGTCACGCGAGACCTGGAAACTGGTTGCGGGCGCCCGGGCCAGCAGTACTGCGGCCGCGGCCGTGAGTACCCCGCGTTCTCCCAGAGAGCGCAGCATGCCCGCCACCAGTTCCCGGCCGGGAAGCAACTCGGAGGTTTCCAGTATCAGAACGCAGCCATCGAGGTCTCTGGCGTCGGCATGGATGCGCCCTGCGGCGAGGCCGAGTACCAGCACCTCCAAGCATCCGCCCCAGCCGGGCCCGCTGGCTGCGGTGGAAGGCCCGTCCCACAGCCAAGGTTCCGTCTGCTCGCGGGTCCCGTATTCGCTCAGCGCTTGCGGATCGGCCCAGTCCTTGCCGAAGTCCTCCGAGTATCCCGGCTCGGTGACTTCCAGAGTCTCACCCGTCAGCAGTGCCGCACGCAGCGAGGCCCGATGAACGGCGTCGACCTCGGGCCCGGGTCCTAGGTGAACCTGGGTGGCGCCGCCGTGGAAGCTGCACACGCCGTGCTCCCACAGCCATTGGTGCAGGTTGGTGTTGTCCGAGTAGCCGAGCACCGGCTTGGGGTCTGTCAGGACGGGCTCGACATCAAGGAGTGGCAGGACCGTCATCTCATCGTCACCGCCCGCGGTGGCGATGATCGCGCGAATGCTCGGATCGGCGAAGGCGGCGTTCAGGTCGTCGGCGCGCTCGCGCGCGCCGGCTCCGAGACGGCGGGTCGTGGGGAACTCCACCGGCACCAGACCGGTTATGGCGTGGAGTCGCTCCAGCGCCTGTTGGTGAACAGCGGGACCGATGGCGGGCACTGCCAACGACGGCGACAGCACCGCAATCTTGTCGCCCTCCTTGGCCTTACCAGGGCTGACCAATTGGCTCATGCCCTTGAAGTGTAGCCGGGGCTCCGCGCGGGCGCAGGATGAGCGACGACGCGGGCTCGTCGTCGAGCATGCGCCGTGGCCGTCGAGCATGCTGTCCAGAGTGCCGTTCTCGTGGGCCGTTCCACGTCCGCGAGAGTTGACCCGCGTGCTCCGGGGCAGGCTCGGGGAGCACCCGGGCACGCCCCTGATTCTTCGGCGTGTCTTCCCTGGTTTTGACTGTGATTCCTGGAGTGGGCGCATGGGCCCGCTTAGCGTGGTGGGCATGAGCGCTCACGAGATCACCGGGGCAGGGGTCAAAACCGAGGCGGGGCCGGAGGCGCGAGCGAGTCGGCCGGGCCCGGGCGGCGCCACGGCGCGGGTGGCGATCGCCATCGCGGTCATGCTGCTGAGTGCCACGGTGCCGACGCTCGTCATGGCCATACCGGGAGTGCAGGCACTGCTTGACGGAAAGGTCTTCGGCCGGAGCAGCGCAGGGTTGCTGGTGGTTTGTCTGGCGGTGCTCGTGATCATGTCCTTGGCGACGGCGTGCGCCTACCAGTGCACCCGGCTGCTGATCACTCGCCTGGACCACGCGCGTCTCTCCGATCTGGCAGTGCGCCCGAGTCCGCGCGCACTGGCCTGGTGCCTGGGCATGATCGCCGTCGCCTTCGCGGTCATGCCGATGGCCGGAGCCGTGAGTGAAGCGCTCGGCATCCCCCGAGCGGAGCCCGCCATGCCGGGTGACACGTGGTGGTCCGCGATCCTGTTTCAGGTCGCCCTGGGGTTCTTCCTGCAGGGGATCCCCGAAGAATTGGTGTGGCGTGGTTGGTTGTTCCGCTCACTCGGCTCCACCCGGACGGCGGCGGCTGTATCGGTCCTCGCCTTCACCGCCGTGCACTTGATCTCCCAGGGCGGTCAGGAGGGCTGGGGCGAGCGCTTCATCTACCTGGCCATGCCCTTCGGCTTTGGTGCGGCGGCGATGGCGGCCCGCTGGGTGTCGGGCTCAACCTGGGCGGCCGTAGGCGCGCACGGCGGATTTCACCTGTCTGGTCTTTTGGCGGTGAGCACCGGCGTCCCCGTTGACGAGCCAACCACGTGGGTGGTGGTCGGCAGCATGTGGCTGGTGGCAGGGGCGATCGTGCTGCTACTTCACAAGGCTCGCGCCGGTCGCATGTACGGTGCGGTTGAGGCCCGAGGGGCGCAGGCGAGCAGCGGGCCGGACGATCTGTGAACGGTAGTCACTCGCCTGGTCCCTGGTCGCGGGTGTACGGGAAGTGTCCAAATCGATGACAAACGCCGCTCACTCGCTGCCCGTGCGGCGCAAAACGTTGATTTTCCAACGGTCTGCGAACCGGTTCCGGGAGGCCGCCGGGGCGTTTGTCATCGATTTGGACACCCTGTGCCGATGTGAGCGGCCAGAACCCCGGGATGCGCTCCAGCGGGATGTCCAGGTACTTCCGGAATGTGCTTAGGGCAGGGCTCCAGGAGGCGACAGTGATGTCGAATTACGACCCCGGGGTCGTGACCCTTCAACCGACACGCGGCGGCGGCCGCGCACGTGCACGGCGTCACTGGCCCGCGCCGTCGCCCCGGGTCCGCGGCTCCCGTAGGCTGGGCGGCAGTGCGTGCCGACGACGAGGGCCGCACTCCGGCGCAGTCGGGGAGCATCGTCGTCGGGGCGCGAGTGAATCCGAGCAACCCCTTTGAAAGGCGTATCAGACCTGTGGCTGAATTCATCTACCAGATGATCAAGGCGCGCAAGGCGCACGGTGACAAGGTCATCCTGGATGACGTCACCATGGCTTTCCTCCCGGGAGCCAAGATCGGCATGGTCGGCCCCAACGGCGCCGGCAAGTCCTCGATCCTGAAGATCATGGCGGGCATCGACCAGCCCTCCAACGGCGAGGCCCGGCTGTCCCCGGGCTACAGCGTCGGCATCCTGCTGCAGGAGCCGCCGCTGAACGAGGAGAAGACCGTGCTCGGCAACGTCGAGGAGGGCGTGGCCGAGATCAAGGGCAAGCTCGACCGGTTCAATGAGATCTCCGCCGCCATGGCTGATCCGGACGCCGACTTCGACTCCCTGATGGCCGAGATGGGCACCCTGCAGGACCAGCTCGACGCCGCCAATGCCTGGGACCTGGACTCGCAGCTGGAGCAGGCCATGGACGCGCTGCGCTGCCCGCCGCCGGACGCCGAGGTCAAGCACCTCTCTGGTGGCGAGCGTCGCCGCGTGGCCCTGTGCAAGCTGCTGCTGGAGGCCCCCGACCTGCTGCTCCTGGACGAGCCCACCAACCACCTCGACGCCGAGTCCGTCCTCTGGCTCGAGCAGCACCTGAAGGCATACAAGGGTGCCGTCATCGCCGTCACCCACGACCGCTACTTCCTTGACCACGTGGCCGAGTGGATCGCCGAGGTCGACCGCGGTCACCTGTACCCCTATGAGGGTAACTACTCCACGTATCTGGAGACCAAGGAGAAGCGCCTGGAGGTCCAGGGCAAGAAGGATGCCAAGCTGGCCAAGCGGCTGAAGGATGAGCTGGAGTGGGTGCGCTCCTCGGCGCGCGGCCGTCAGGCGAAGTCCAAGGCGCGCCTGGCCCGCTATGAGGAGATGGCCGCGGAGGCCGAGCGCACCCGCAAGCTTGACTTTGAGGAGATCCAGATCCCGCCGGGCCCCCGTCTGGGCAACCAGGTCCTGGAGGCCACCAACCTCAGGAAGGGCTTCGACGGGCGCACCCTGATCGACAACCTGTCCTTCACGCTGCCGCGCAACGGCATCGTGGGCATCGTGGGCCCGAATGGGGTCGGCAAGACCACCCTGTTCAAGACGATTGTGGGCCTGGAGCCGCTCGACGGCGGTGAGCTCAAGATCGGTAAGACGGTCAAGCTGTCCTACGTGGACCAGACCCGCGCCGGCATCGACCCGAACAAGACCCTGTGGGAGGTGGTCTCCGACGGGCTGGACTACATTCAGGTCGGCCAGGTGGAGATGCCCTCCCGTGCATACGTGGCCTCCTTCGGCTTCAAGGGGGCCGACCAGCAGAAGCCGGCCGGTGTGCTGTCCGGTGGTGAGCGCAACCGCTTGAACCTGGCGCTGACCCTGAAGCAGGGGGGCAACCTGATTCTGCTGGACGAGCCCACCAACGACCTCGACGTCGAGACGCTGTCCTCGCTGGAGAATGCGCTGCTGAACTTTGCGGGCTGCTCGGTGGTAATCACCCACGACCGCTGGTTCCTGGACCGTGTGGCCACGCACATCCTGGCCTGGGAGGGCACCGAGGAGAACCCGGCCTCGTGGTACTGGTTCGAGGGGAACTTCGCCTCCTACGAGGAGAACAAGGTTCAGCGCCTGGGCGCCGACGCCGCCCGTCCCCACCGCGTCACCTATAGGAAGCTCACGCGCGACTGAGCCGAGCCAGGCCGAGCTTGCTCGAGCTTGCGAGGCGATGGAGTCGCGTTGGTGCCGGAGGCTGAACACGCGCGACTGAGCCGAGCAGGCGGGCGCAAATATGCGGGTGGGGTCACGGATCATTCCGATCCGTGACCCCACCCGCCTGCTTTCCGTGCCGAGAATGCCTCAGCCCGGAAGCCGGGGACAATGATCAGTCACGTGCGCGTGCGCGCTGGAGAGCAACCGCGCCTGCGATCAGCGCAGTGCCGGCACCGAGCACCAGCACCAGGGTGTCGGCACCGGTGCGTGCCAGCGAGGGCCGGGCAGGCGTCGTGGCGGCAGCGGTCTTAGCGGGCGCGCTGGTGGTGCCTGAGGCACTCGCAGGCGTCGTGGCCGAGGCGCTGGGCGTGGGCGCCGTGGACTCCGGGGCGCTGGGCGACTCGCTCGGGGCCGCGGATTCCGTGGGTGTAGCCGACTCGCTCGGGCTCGGAGACTGGCTCGGCGTTGCAGACGGGGACTCGCTCGGCGTCGCGGAGGGCGACTCGCTCGGCGACGGGGACTCAGACGGAGCCGGCGTCACCGGAACGTTGCCGTTGGCGGAGCCGCCTCCATCGCGACGGACCACGGTGGTCTCGGCGTTGTGAGGTACGCCCGCGATGGTCAACGAGGCGTCGTCGGTCCAGGGGCCCTCGCCGGTGAAGGTCATCGGCAGGATGATCCGAGCGAACTGCCCGGTGGGGATGACAACCGTTCCGGAGATGGTGGTGTCGGTGCAGCTGGTGACGGTCACCTGTGCGCTGGTGCCGCCGGTGGGGTCGCCCCACACATTACGGCCGGTGTAGGAGTAGGCGGAGGCGTCGCAGGTGAAGGCCTGGCCCGCGGAGGTCAGGGTGTCGGTCCAATCCACCGTGAGGGAGGCGGCGCCCGGCGGCCATCTCCTCGGTGATGGTCGGCGTCTGGATGGTGACGCTGCCCGAGCGGGTGCCGTTGTCGTCCGCGGCGGAGGCGGAACCGTACTTGCCGGCCGCGCGCGGCATCTCGGTGCAGTTTCCGACGCACTCACCCACGGGCACCTCCACGGTGGTGACCTTGCCGTTGGTGTTGAAGGTGAGGGTCTCGGTGGTGGACGGCGTGACCTCGCTGGTCAGACGGGTGTCGACCCAGCCGGTGAGCGTGACGTCCTGGTGGGACTCGACGTAGTCGGTCAGCGTGATCACCAGGCGACCGCTCTCGGCGCCCTCGTCAATCACGTAGGTCATCGTCGCCGCAGTGGCGCCGTCCTCGGTGTCGAGGTTCCAGGTGGTGCCGGTGTCGAAGCGAAGCTCGGCCGGGGTGCTGATCTCGTAAGTCTGGCCGGCGCAGTGGCCGTCTTCGAGGGCGAGGTCGAACTCTAGTTTCAGCATTTCCCAGGCGACGGCGGTGTTGTCGGCAGACACCGGCTCGTCGTCCTTGAGCAGTGAGATGTTCGGGGTCTCAGTAGTGGCTGTGCAATTGCCTTCGGCAGCACTTGCCGTGGTGTGGAACGCCGTGGGGGCGATCATCGCCAGGGCCAGTGCTCCCAGGGCAAGCACAGCAAGAAGTCGTGAAGCTGCGCGGGAGCGCATGATGCTCCTTCCTAAGGCGGGTTAGGGGTTGACCAATAGATGGGACCGGCGATCACGGGAACGCCGCTCTGCCCCGGCACTTGCAAGCGCGGGGCAGAGCAGGGTGGAACTCCGTGGCGGCACGGTTTCAGTTGCGCATCATACTCGCGGACTAAGGGGCGTACCGGCGTTTCGAGGGTTCTCTCCGATGTAACCTGTTGCGTTTGTCACCGAATTGCTTGCATGCGAATTGCCAACAAAACAGTTAACAGCAGGAAGCGTGCATTTCGCTTTTCGTGGGTGTTTCAAGGAATCAAGCGTGAACAGGGATGGCGACCGCCCGGGCCGCCGGCCGCATGGTGGCCCACGTCGGCCAGCACGCGGCGGCCCGGGCGGTGCTTTTGAGAGGGGCTTGAGCCGATGTCGGCGGTGTCGCGTTACGGCACGCGTACGGCAACGGCGCGCAAAGCCGAAGTGAATTCGGGGTGACCGTCAGGAGGCGGGCGCCGGAATCGGTCCGCCGTCGTCTCCCTCGGCGACGCGTATCGCCCAGTCGCCGCTGCCGTGCGCGCTGGCGGTGGGAGTCCGGATCATGCCCTCCTGGGCGATTGTTGAGACCAGCCGGCCCTGGGAGTCGAACACCTCCGCGCGGGCCATGGAGCGCCCGCCCTGGGAAGTGGGGGAGTCCTGGACGAACAGCGTCCAGTCGCTCGCGTCCACGTCCCGATGGAACCACTGGGCGTGGTCCAGGGTCGCCAGGCTCATGCCCTCGCTGCGCCACGACAGCCCCTGGCTGCGAAGCGCCGGCTCGAGCATGACCTGGTCGCACATGTAGGTCAGCAGGGCGCGGTGCACCGTCTGCGTTGCGGTTGGCGGGATGGCGCCCCGTGAGCGCACCCACAGGTGCTGCCTGCCCTCTATCCGCCTGCCCGGACGCAGGTAGATGTTGCCCTCCACATGCCGGATATCGAATGCGGTCGTGCGCCCTAGGAACTTAGCCACCGGATGGTCGATGGAGCGGAAGATCTCCAGGGCGCTGACCAGCTCCTCGGGGCGCGGTACGTCAGGGGCGTCCAGCTGGACGTCGATGCCCTCCTGCTGCTCCTGGAATGAGGAGACCATGGTCAGGATCGGCACTCCGCCCTGAGATGCGGTGGTGCGTCGCTGGGAGAAGGAGCGTCCGTCGTGCATCCGCTCGACGTCGAAGCGCAAAGGCTGCCCCGGCCTGCCGCCGCGCATGAAGTAGGCGTGCACGGAGTGTGGTTGGCGGGGCCCGTCGCCGTCGTCGACCATGGTTGCGGCCGCGGCCAGCAGGCCCTGGGCGACGACTTGCCCGCCGTAGATCCTTCCGGAGATCTGCGGCAGCGAGGAGCCGGTGAATGAGTCACCCCCGTTCCCCTCGCCGGACACCTCCTCCAGGGCGAGGATCCGTGTGACGGATCCAAGTGGCTCGGTGCTGGCGGGGGGAACGGGGTATGGCTGTGTCAAAGACCGAGCTCCTCCAGGATCGGCAGCTCGGCGCGTACTGCCTGCCGGGCTTCGTCAGCGGTGGCCGACGCCGTGGCGATGGCCGCCAGTCGCTGGCAGTCCGCCAGGTCTACCGACTTCAGGACGGCGTCGACGTCGGGCAGGGCGCGGGCGGTCATGGACAGGCTGGCCACGCCCAGGCCCACCAGCACCGTCGCCAGTGCCGGGTCGGCGGCGGCCTCACCGCACACGCCCACCGGGCGCCCGTGCGGCGCCGCGCCGTCGCAGGCCTGCTTGATCAAGCGCAGGACGGCCGGCTGCCACGCCGTCGACAGGTCGGCCAGCGAGGACAGCAGACGGTCGGCGGCCATGACGTACTGGGTCAGGTCGTTGGTGCCGATGGAGGCGAAGTCGGCGTACTCGAACATCTTGTCCGCCATGATGGCGGCCGAGGGCACCTCGATCATCATGCCCGCGGTCTGCAGGCCGTAGGAGCGGGCCTTCTCAGTGAAGGCCTGGGCCTCCTCCGCCGTGGAGATCATGGGGGCCATGACCCACACCTTGGCCTCGGTCTCGGCCTCCGCCTTGGCCAGTGCCTCCAGCTGGTGGTCGAGCACCTCCGGGTCCCGGCGCGTGGTGCGGTAGGCGCGCACGCCCAGGGCGGGGTTCGCCTCGGTGGCGTCGGTCAGGAACGGCAGGGGCTTGTCCGCGCCGGCGTCGAGGGTGCGCACAACCACCTTCTTGCCGGGGAATGCGGCGAGCACGGCCTTGTACGCCTCGACCTGCTCGTCGATGCTGGGCTCCTCGGGCTGGTCCAGGAAGCAGAACTCGGTGCGGAACAGGCCCACGCCCATGGCGTTGGCCTCGGCCGCCGAGCGGGCGGCGGCGCCGTCACCGACGTTGGCGAGCAGCTGTACCTCGTGGCCGTCCTTGGTGGCGCCGTCGCCGTTGAATACGCGCACGCGGTTGGCGAGCTCGCGGGCGCGGCGCAGCTGGTCCTCGCTGGGGTCGAGCACGACCGTGCCCTTGGTGCCATCCACCAGGACGATGTCACCGTCCGCGAGCTGGTCGGTGACGGCGGCCCCAGTACCGACGATCGCCGGCATGCCCAGAGCGCGGGCGAGAATCGCGGTGTGGGAGGTCGGCCCGCCCTCGGAGGTGATGAAGGCCACGACCTTCTCGGGGTCCAGCAGTGCGGTGTCGGCGGGGGCGAGGTCCTCGGCCACGAGCACGAAGGGCTCGGGCAGGCGGGGGATGCCGGGCATGGGGGAGTCGGTCAGCACTGCGACGATCCGGTCGCGCACGTCCTGGACGTCGCGGGTGCGCTCGGCCATGTAGCCGCCGAGGGACTCCAGCATGGAGGCCAGCGTGCCCGCGGCCTCCCAGACGGCGCGCTCCGGCAC
This genomic window contains:
- a CDS encoding Ig-like domain-containing protein, which codes for MRSRAASRLLAVLALGALALAMIAPTAFHTTASAAEGNCTATTETPNISLLKDDEPVSADNTAVAWEMLKLEFDLALEDGHCAGQTYEISTPAELRFDTGTTWNLDTEDGATAATMTYVIDEGAESGRLVITLTDYVESHQDVTLTGWVDTRLTSEVTPSTTETLTFNTNGKVTTVEVPVGECVGNCTEMPRAAGKYGSASAADDNGTRSGSVTIQTPTITEEMAAGRRLPHGGLDRHPDLRGPGLHLRRLRLLLHRP
- a CDS encoding type II toxin-antitoxin system RelE family toxin; its protein translation is MRYEIEVRPAALKALRRIDKRDQRRIQGAIALLATDPYPPGCRPLKGRPAWRARVGDYRIIYTIDDGRLVVVVVTPEHRRDVYR
- a CDS encoding acyl-CoA thioesterase; the protein is MTQPYPVPPASTEPLGSVTRILALEEVSGEGNGGDSFTGSSLPQISGRIYGGQVVAQGLLAAAATMVDDGDGPRQPHSVHAYFMRGGRPGQPLRFDVERMHDGRSFSQRRTTASQGGVPILTMVSSFQEQQEGIDVQLDAPDVPRPEELVSALEIFRSIDHPVAKFLGRTTAFDIRHVEGNIYLRPGRRIEGRQHLWVRSRGAIPPTATQTVHRALLTYMCDQVMLEPALRSQGLSWRSEGMSLATLDHAQWFHRDVDASDWTLFVQDSPTSQGGRSMARAEVFDSQGRLVSTIAQEGMIRTPTASAHGSGDWAIRVAEGDDGGPIPAPAS
- a CDS encoding TadE/TadG family type IV pilus assembly protein; translation: MPSERTIRPSCCGRRGRGPLRDLIARREGGEHGAAVVDFVLVGILVIGVSVALLQLALGLHVRNVLTDAAGEGARRAALVGGTTAEADARVRALADASLADGYVEAVTVTRTAVGGLSIVQVDVTAPLPVLGLLGPGGMLHVTGHAVDEAALVDVDGGEP
- a CDS encoding LD-carboxypeptidase; the protein is MSQLVSPGKAKEGDKIAVLSPSLAVPAIGPAVHQQALERLHAITGLVPVEFPTTRRLGAGARERADDLNAAFADPSIRAIIATAGGDDEMTVLPLLDVEPVLTDPKPVLGYSDNTNLHQWLWEHGVCSFHGGATQVHLGPGPEVDAVHRASLRAALLTGETLEVTEPGYSEDFGKDWADPQALSEYGTREQTEPWLWDGPSTAASGPGWGGCLEVLVLGLAAGRIHADARDLDGCVLILETSELLPGRELVAGMLRSLGERGVLTAAAAVLLARAPATSFQVSRDAQARAQYRQEQAQSALEVIRHYNTAAPVCAGVPFGHTRPQWILPHGGTLTVDAASRRITASYV
- the ettA gene encoding energy-dependent translational throttle protein EttA, which encodes MAEFIYQMIKARKAHGDKVILDDVTMAFLPGAKIGMVGPNGAGKSSILKIMAGIDQPSNGEARLSPGYSVGILLQEPPLNEEKTVLGNVEEGVAEIKGKLDRFNEISAAMADPDADFDSLMAEMGTLQDQLDAANAWDLDSQLEQAMDALRCPPPDAEVKHLSGGERRRVALCKLLLEAPDLLLLDEPTNHLDAESVLWLEQHLKAYKGAVIAVTHDRYFLDHVAEWIAEVDRGHLYPYEGNYSTYLETKEKRLEVQGKKDAKLAKRLKDELEWVRSSARGRQAKSKARLARYEEMAAEAERTRKLDFEEIQIPPGPRLGNQVLEATNLRKGFDGRTLIDNLSFTLPRNGIVGIVGPNGVGKTTLFKTIVGLEPLDGGELKIGKTVKLSYVDQTRAGIDPNKTLWEVVSDGLDYIQVGQVEMPSRAYVASFGFKGADQQKPAGVLSGGERNRLNLALTLKQGGNLILLDEPTNDLDVETLSSLENALLNFAGCSVVITHDRWFLDRVATHILAWEGTEENPASWYWFEGNFASYEENKVQRLGADAARPHRVTYRKLTRD
- a CDS encoding CPBP family intramembrane glutamic endopeptidase, with translation MSAHEITGAGVKTEAGPEARASRPGPGGATARVAIAIAVMLLSATVPTLVMAIPGVQALLDGKVFGRSSAGLLVVCLAVLVIMSLATACAYQCTRLLITRLDHARLSDLAVRPSPRALAWCLGMIAVAFAVMPMAGAVSEALGIPRAEPAMPGDTWWSAILFQVALGFFLQGIPEELVWRGWLFRSLGSTRTAAAVSVLAFTAVHLISQGGQEGWGERFIYLAMPFGFGAAAMAARWVSGSTWAAVGAHGGFHLSGLLAVSTGVPVDEPTTWVVVGSMWLVAGAIVLLLHKARAGRMYGAVEARGAQASSGPDDL
- the prfB gene encoding peptide chain release factor 2, producing MATDFPAEIEQLRHTYASVVAVTDPEALRGRIAELSEQAAAPNLWDDPDAAQAVTSALSHAQADLKRVQALGGRIDDLETMVEMAGEESGADAEELLAEAERDLAAVRKDLSDLEIRTLLSGEYDQRDAVVTIRSGAGGVDAADFAEMLLRMYTRWAERHDYPVKILNTSYAEEAGLKSVTFEVHAPYAYGTLSVEGGTHRLVRISPFDNQGRRQTSFAAVEVIPLIESTDHIDIPETDIRVDVFRSSGPGGQSVNTTDSAVRITHLPTGLVVSMQDEKSQIQNRAAAMRVLQSRLLLLKQQEEDAKKKELAGDVKASWGDQMRSYVLNPYQMVKDLRTNYEVGNPDSVFDGDIDAFIDAGIRWRKQQEQAAD
- a CDS encoding peptidase T4 is translated as MSSRARRGHGAWARGRRVGQCPPQWRLSGRARESALRGRDPEAGNAPVEFIGWTVVLVVPVLYLIVALAQVQAASFAVASAADAASRILEIEEGDTALAHARTAVGLALSDQGVDADPATALTVACTDAACGTAVVRVQAGVDLPLLGSAGVGRGLVIMDAARSVTLARAGDQT
- a CDS encoding glycosyltransferase encodes the protein MLVRAARAAGPEDGQTLLLGIGLVTVVLALVLALASASAIYLDLKTLTSLADSAAAAAADAVEEDSYFGGSVTDSGPGALSAASVRAAAAADLAMQPVDLTGVQIREASSPDGVTAVVTLTAYSQPPFLPWGVIPASGFTITATGSARATTGL